One Candidatus Poribacteria bacterium genomic window, AACAGTGGAACAAGCGCTCGGCTGACGCCTAGCCAAGGTGCGATCGACCGACACGCTGCCTGCCCGTGAATCGCCTTTCCGTCACCAGACCGATCGTCTATGATGCCGTCGAGTCGTCCTGCCCGACAGGAGAACGCTCGATGGCATCCAAGCGCCCGAATCTGCTCGTCTTCGCCGTGGACAGCCTACGCGCCGACCATATGAGCTGCTACGGCTACAAGCACTACACGACGCCCCACGCCGACACGCTCGCCCGCGACGGCGTCCTCTTCGAGAACTGCTTCAGCGCCTACATTCCGACGACGCCCGCCTATACGTCGATGCTCACGGGTCTGGATGTCTTCTCGTCGGATGTCGTCAGCCTGCGGCACGAGAACCCGCTGTTCCCGGAGATTCGCACGCTGCCGCAGATGCTGAGAGAGCACGGCTACGTCTCGGCGTGCATCGGTCACGGCGAGGGGCTCTGGAAGGGGTTCGACACCTACGAGAACTACCAGGCGTGGATGAGCTGGGAGGATCGCCCCGGGCTCAAGGCGCACAACCTCAACGAGGTCGCCATCCCGCGCCTGAACGCGCTGGCAGCGTCCGACAAGCCGTGGCTCCTCTACCTGCGCCACATGGATCCGCATGCGCCCTATCTGCCGCCGTCGCCTTTCGACCGGATGTTCTACGACGGCGACGAGTTCGACCCCGCGAACGAGTCGATGGAGCCCGTGTGGGCGTTCAAGCCGTTCGCCGAGTTCCTCAAGTCGTGGATGCCGCCGGGACTGACCGACAAGGACTACGTCATCGCCCAGTACGACGGCGAAGTCGCCTACATGGACGCGTGCATCCGCCGCATCCTGACGCGGCTGGACGAGCTCGGGCTCACCGACGACACGATCATCATCTACAACAGCGACCACGGCGAGACGCTCTACGACCACGACATCTACTTCGACCATCACGGGCTTTACGATGTGACGCTCCACGTGCCGCTCATCGTCAAGGGCCCCGGCGTGCCGGTCGGCAAGCGCGTGTCGGGTTACACGCTCCACGAGGACTTCGTCCCGACGGTTCTCGACCTGCTGGACATCGAATCCGACAT contains:
- a CDS encoding sulfatase, which codes for MASKRPNLLVFAVDSLRADHMSCYGYKHYTTPHADTLARDGVLFENCFSAYIPTTPAYTSMLTGLDVFSSDVVSLRHENPLFPEIRTLPQMLREHGYVSACIGHGEGLWKGFDTYENYQAWMSWEDRPGLKAHNLNEVAIPRLNALAASDKPWLLYLRHMDPHAPYLPPSPFDRMFYDGDEFDPANESMEPVWAFKPFAEFLKSWMPPGLTDKDYVIAQYDGEVAYMDACIRRILTRLDELGLTDDTIIIYNSDHGETLYDHDIYFDHHGLYDVTLHVPLIVKGPGVPVGKRVSGYTLHEDFVPTVLDLLDIESDIAFDGKSVLPLIRGERATNYSEFYITECTWMRKHGWRTPEWKYFESLEPDFHHKPPFELYNLIDDPDENHNLAATEPQVVELLQNRMNAWIAKRTAETGRPNPILRYNLGMNLSIGSIATAKKLQEK